The following are encoded in a window of Podospora pseudoanserina strain CBS 124.78 chromosome 6, whole genome shotgun sequence genomic DNA:
- a CDS encoding hypothetical protein (COG:S; EggNog:ENOG503Q4WX), with translation MKRTMDGAKKNAEDLVAQHILPNCPYHLSLYHNRQYPKAEEWWFNGPSARLQYQTFSSDAERGFLYTVPPWVIVEEEQAAQMPPRPVPKTGERKKITLSEALKRKQSPMSPMGNNNSSETPVRSESRVANGSGAHKPPPPPPSREREREREREVVVKKESLKPVERSDARRVVSKTDSRPRSQPEPESRKRVADTESSLPPQKRPRSEQVSASKLDREYGRQPKPEPPRGRDRGAPERTQRERDTKNDSLRPTTNGLAPASTDRDRENTASPRSTIQVNGSRVRPDSGRSTPRKGEGLTKSLLPELLSPLHPSLEAELEEHRPRRKLADKAPPRSQKADGGPPPAKKRKPPVLPELLSPTLPAIVEEALIQSNQTPARNQSGSQSESSPSSARKTIIAAPLISLPPPAEEKPPPRPSRIVTLKLKKANAKRAKDLLSLPSKSAKDALKKERSISVEATPPPARKRPRPADEIEQPPAPPPVIPPKSRGVKAELMKNNHNSPSTPLRVPPQGGSASQPTPLRPNSTTPLKHSITAAVSGSAEAVIAAARPPTRDVAPLDPKTIEKSEHHRKIHQELVALGTKIKHTRDDLSKSSHGNPSPAEEKRLSALHLEMVLTYFLAFYNLNLSRTLAGKSGDIQMWESLLPHIAELRGRQGVRQSRCLKALACQLHASCLDQIVHAYFMLDEGSAGVWFRRVGGVVQKGGDVG, from the exons ATGAAGAGAACGATGGATGGAGCGAAGAAGAATGCAGAAGATCTCGTGGCCCAGCATATTCTTCCCAACTGCCCGTACCATCTCTCGTTGTACCACAACCGCCAGTAccccaaggctgaggagTGGTGGTTTAACGGCCCCAGCGCCCGCCTGCAGTACCAGACCTTCTCGTCCGATGCCGAGCGTGGGTTTTTGTATACTGTACCGCCGTGGGTcattgtcgaggaggagcaggccgcTCAGATGCCGCCCAGACCGGTCCCCAAGACGggcgagaggaagaagataaCGCTTTCCGAGGcgttgaagaggaagcagTCCCCCATGTCGCCCATGGGGAATAATAATAGTAGTGAGACGCCGGTTAGATCGGAGAGCCGGGTGGCGAATGGGAGTGGTGCTCACaagccgccaccaccgccgccatcgag agagagggagagggagagggagagggaggttgtggtgaagaaggagagttTGAAGCCAGTGGAGAGGTCGGATGCGCGTCGGGTGGTTTCCAAGACAGATTCCCGG ccacgGTCGCAGCCCGAACCCGAGAGCAGAAAACGTGTCGCGGATACTGAATCGAGCTTGCCCCCACAAAAGCGACCCAGGAGCGAGCAGGTCAGCGCCTCGAAGCTGGACCGCGAATATGGCCGGCAGCCAAAACCGGAACCACCACGGGGTCGAGACAGAGGGGCCCCTGAGAGAACACAAAGAGAGCGAGACACAAAGAATGATTCACTGCGTCCGACCACGAATGGCTTGGCGCCTGCGTCGACGGACAGGGACAGAGAAAATACTGCGTCTCCGAGATCAACAATACAAGTTAATGGGTCGAGAGTCCGGCCAGATAGCGGCAGGTCCACTCCTCGAAAAGGAGAAGGGTTGACGAAGTCGCTGTTGCCCGAGCTATTATCACCACTTCACCCAAGTCtggaggccgagctcgaggagcacaggccgaggagaaagcTGGCGGACAAGGCGCCACCGCGATCACAAAAGGCGGACGGGGGCCCGCCaccggcgaagaagaggaaaccGCCTGTGCTGCCGGAGCTTTTGTCGCCGACGCTGCCCGcgattgtggaggaggctttgATACAGAGCAACCAGACGCCGGCCAGAAATCAGTCGGGGAGTCAGTCAGAATCGTCTCCTAGCAGCGCAAGAAAGACCATCATTGCGGCCCCGTTGATATCACTCCCCCCACCGGCAGAGGAGAAGCCGCCCCCGCGACCCAGCAGGATCGTGACCctgaagctgaagaaggccaaCGCCAAGCGAGCCAAGGACTTGTTGAGTCTGCCGTCGAAATCGGCAAAGGACGCCCTCAAGAAGGAGCGGTCGATCAGTGTGGAAgcaacgccgccgccagcgAGAAAACGGCCTCGGCCGGCGGATGAGATTGAGCAGCCCCCCGCTCCTCCGCCGGTCATACCACCCAAGTCCCGGGGTGTCAAGGCGGAGCTCATGAAGAATAACCATAACAGTCCGTCGACTCCGTTGAGGGTGCCGCCGCAGGGTGGTAGTGCTTCCCAACCTACACCCCTCCGCCCCAACTCGACAACCCCGTTGAAACACAGCATCACGGCGGCAGTGTCTGGGAGTGCCGAGGCGGTCATTGCTGCTGCACGCCCCCCCACGAGGGATGTCGCACCCCTCGACCCGAAAACAATCGAAAAGTCGGAGCACCACCGGAAAATCCACCAGGAGCTTGTGGCTTTGGGGACAAAGATCAAGCACACGCGGGATGACCTTTCCAAGTCTAGTCATggaaacccctcccccgcagAAGAGAAACGGCTCTCTGCCCTCCACCTCGAGATGGTCCTAACATATTTCCTCGCCTTTTACAACCTGAATTTGTCGAGGACGTTGGCGGGGAAGTCGGGGGATATCCAGATGTGGGAGTCGCTGCTGCCGCATATTGCGGAATTGAGGGGGAGACAGGGGGTGAGGCAGAGTAGGTGTTTGAAGGCGTTGGCTTGCCAGCTGCATGCGAGTTGTTTGGATCAGATTGTGCACGCGTATTTCATGCTTGATGAGGGGAGCGCGGGGGTGTGGTTTAGGCGGGTTGGCGGGGTGGTgcagaaggggggggatgtgggctga
- a CDS encoding hypothetical protein (EggNog:ENOG503PRHR) produces the protein MSSDRRASGALPSRRGLDERWDSWGSRDVRRDDYSKRESRDDYYRSGDRERERERERERERDRDRDRDKDRDRDCDRQKLSSHHVASLVASVDSDPVSGGARQDCSAATGTPTRQLDVSTKGAGGVEEALKHLAAMLAEKTRFKLHLELLKKSQAQRNKEYEKVKRNAASFASVPDLQKEYRDKSDKEIKDVEHHLRKLHSMEQNAITFFINCLTSFPNQTGLQAHALAQSQASTEEFKAALAALTKTVEQQQESLKRQEEGWKEHGEAVATQIAQAEENLKSRDETTKDMFAKLEAKFEARFQQLEEGKKQELEAQNRKFEEVQVKSQAMEIAFSNLSQKCQTLEQALSRQAKTLEESAQIVASHTKILDDHSNSLAEHSGEFNTHSEKLAAHTQILTAQEGALSQQRQALAQRFEAQANQSQELANQVQKLDTVAESWRNELDMRLVTITKTWQHQLEGRLEKSNASLLHQQNLTGDMFDIRTGLMTVIDKVNKMETRFSGIDDTLGSVGNKTNKMEERLSNIDVDTLDAMGDITVQFPNLEEKVKSLEGNVKALEGNVKNLQTEVSKVQRQRFESPTMVTMPTTVEAPLAGSAGVSKQVFSATMQAITAKFGDLINAVKNDFTALEDRVQSLEAKASLKQETLGNPDMRSDIARLDLALTNLKSEATHNKVQINSLTETANKLAKNHQVVEDTLKSNIGSLTMSISTLDDRFNNLTTKSLFDHMVSYISTLYPEPAQIKMDIRHLFDLVKTLQAGLQDCQGKVEKVDDMAKALDSDYHTNVKKRRIDSSPNMAGLNGVPKGVAS, from the exons ATGTCTTCCGACCGTCGGGCGTCTGGGGCACTCCCAAGCCGCCGTGGTCTCGACGAGAGATGGGACTCGTGGGGCTCACGGGATGTTCGTCGGGACGATTACTCCAAACGTGAGTCGAGAGACGATTATTATCGTTCAGGAGATCGAGAACGCGAAAGAGAGCGGGAACGAGAACGGGAACGTGACCGTGACCGTGACCGTGATAAGGACCGTGATCGTGATTGTGACCGTCAAAAGTTGTCGTCACATCATGTAGCATCACTAGTTGCTTCCGTCGACTCGGACCCCGTTAGTGGCGGAGCTCGTCAGGACTGTAGTGCCGCCACAGGAACAC CAACTCGCCAGCTAGACGTGTCCACAAAAGGTGCtggcggggttgaggaggctTTGAAGCACCTCGCAGCCATGCTAGCGGAGAAAACACGCTTCAAACTGCACCTGGAATTGCTTAAGAAAAGCCAGGCGCAGAGGAACAAGGAGTACGAGAAAGTCAAGCGGAATGCCGCTTCCTTTGCTTCGGTGCCAGACTTGCAGAAGGAATATCGGGACAAGAGTGACAAGGAAATCAAGGACGTGGAGCATCATCTCAGGAAGCTGCACTCAATGGAGCAGAACGCAATTACTTTCTTCATTAATTGTTTAACCTCCTTTCCGAACCAGACAGGCTTGCAAGCCCACGCGCTAGCCCAATCTCAAGCATCGACTGAAGAATTCAAGGCGGCGCTGGCAGCCTTGACCAAGACTGTtgagcaacaacaagaaagTCTGAAGAGGCAGGAGGAAGGCTGGAAAGAGCATGGCGAAGCCGTTGCAACCCAAATCGCACAGGCTGAGGAGAATCTCAAGAGTCGTGACGAAACGACCAAGGACATGTTCGCCAAACTCGAGGCGAAGTTTGAGGCGAGATTTCAGCAGTtggaagaagggaaaaagCAAGAGCTGGAAGCCCAGAATCGGAAGTTCGAGGAGGTGCAGGTGAAATCCCAGGCCATGGAAATTGCCTTCAGTAATCTCAGTCAAAAGTGCCAAACCTTGGAGCAGGCTCTTTCCAGACAGGCCAAGACCTTGGAGGAATCGGCGCAGATTGTTGCGTCCCACACAAAGATTCTCGATGACCACTCGAACAGCTTAGCCGAGCATTCGGGCGAGTTCAACACCCACTCTGAAAAACTCGCTGCACACACCCAAATCCTTACCGCACAAGAAGGAGCCCTTTCGCAGCAAAGGCAGGCCCTTGCTCAACGGTTTGAAGCGCAAGCTAACCAAAGCCAAGAGCTTGCAAATCAAGTCCAAAAACTCGACACTGTTGCCGAATCGTGGCGCAACGAGTTGGACATGAGGCTTGTCACCATCACTAAGACGTGGCAGCACCAACTTGAGGGAAGGCTTGAAAAGTCCAACGCCTCTCTACTACACCAGCAGAATCTCACAGGCGACATGTTTGATATCCGTACAGGATTGATGACAGTGATTGATAAGGTGAATAAGATGGAGACGCGGTTTTCCGGTATCGATGACACGTTGGGGTCAGTGGGCAATAAGACcaacaagatggaggagCGACTTTCCAACATTGATGTGGACACGCTGGATGCTATGGGCGACATTACTGTCCAGTTCCCCAACCTTGAGGAGAAGGTTAAGAGTTTGGAGGGGAATGTGAAAGCGCTTGAAGGCAACGTCAAGAACTTGCAAACAGAAGTCAGCAAAGTTCAACGACAACGATTCGAATCACCGACCATGGTGACGATGCCGACAACTGTCGAAGCGCCACTGGCAGGCTCTGCTGGGGTATCGAAGCAAGTCTTCTCGGCGACCATGCAGGCCATTACGGCCAAGTTTGGCGATTTGATCAATGCAGTTAAAAACGACTTCACGGCACTGGAAGACCGGGTGCAGTCGCTCGAAGCCAAGGCGTCCCTTAAGCAGGAGACTCTTGGCAATCCGGATATGCGGTCTGACATTGCCCGACTAGACCTGGCTTTGACCAACTTGAAGTCGGAGGCGACACACAACAAAGTCCAGATCAACAGTCTGACCGAGACTGCCAATAAGCTGGCCAAGAATCACCAAGTGGTCGAGGACACTTTGAAAAGCAACATCGGTTCTTTGACTATGAGTATAAGCACCCTAGATGACCGCTTCAACAACCTGACCACCAAGAGCCTCTTTGACCACATGGTTTCGTACATCTCGACGCTCTACCCAGAGCCGGCTCAAATCAAGATGGATATTCGTCACCTCTTTGACCTGGTAAAGACGCTGCAGGCAGGCTTGCAGGACTGCCAGGGCAAGGTTGAAAAGGTGGACGACATGGCGAAGGCGTTGGATTCGGATTACCACACAAATGTGAAGAAACGGAGGATTGATTCAAGCCCTAATATGGCGGGGCTGAACGGAGTTCCGAAGGGCGTTGCCTCCTAG